The following proteins come from a genomic window of Streptomyces sp. NBC_01716:
- a CDS encoding ATP-grasp domain-containing protein, giving the protein MRIGLITPRPDHPLLAGMTALLASHHRVEPVDPTAGDQLFSYGRESAGPLADVYLLKARTPQALALARSLEERGATVVNSAAATELCQDRTAMAALAHEAGLPFAKTTTLATLRQLATRADLTHPLVVKSRHSRRNDLVARVDTGAQLSTLRATWEEEPVVVQPFTENSGWDRKLWVIADRVFAALRRSELADDDGRGPTLPLALGDLPGGWVGLARAVGSVFALDVYGVDIIDAGGAPLIVDINAFPGIRGQLGAPSALAALALRKAGAANGG; this is encoded by the coding sequence ATGAGGATCGGCCTGATCACCCCCCGCCCCGACCATCCCCTCCTGGCGGGCATGACGGCGCTTCTGGCGTCCCACCACCGAGTTGAGCCGGTCGATCCGACGGCGGGCGATCAACTCTTCTCCTACGGGCGCGAGTCGGCCGGCCCACTCGCCGACGTCTACCTGCTCAAGGCCAGAACCCCGCAAGCGCTGGCCCTGGCCCGGTCCTTGGAGGAGCGGGGCGCCACCGTGGTGAACTCGGCCGCCGCGACCGAGCTGTGCCAGGACCGTACGGCGATGGCCGCGCTGGCGCACGAAGCCGGCCTGCCGTTCGCGAAGACCACGACCCTGGCGACGCTGCGCCAACTCGCCACCCGGGCTGACCTCACCCACCCCCTGGTCGTGAAGAGCCGGCACAGTCGGCGGAACGATCTCGTCGCCCGCGTCGACACCGGCGCCCAACTGAGTACCCTCCGCGCCACGTGGGAGGAGGAGCCGGTCGTGGTGCAGCCCTTCACCGAGAACAGCGGCTGGGACCGGAAGCTCTGGGTGATCGCCGACCGCGTCTTCGCCGCGCTCCGCCGCTCGGAGCTGGCGGACGACGACGGCCGGGGGCCGACGCTGCCGCTCGCCCTCGGTGATCTGCCGGGCGGCTGGGTCGGACTCGCCCGTGCGGTCGGGTCCGTCTTCGCACTGGACGTGTACGGCGTCGACATCATCGACGCCGGCGGAGCCCCGTTGATCGTGGACATCAACGCCTTCCCGGGAATCCGCGGCCAGTTGGGCGCCCCGTCGGCGCTCGCGGCTCTGGCACTGCGGAAGGCCGGGGCCGCCAACGGCGGCTAG
- a CDS encoding ATP-grasp domain-containing protein, which yields MKLCFLVEEQYRYDGMPVEVIAQLREWGHHVDVLRPGSSLIRVSDAVRAGSHDAWVLKTVSGGPGLTLLEAAAAVGLTTVNDARSVRGVRDKALAAAIGRSGGLPVPKTYAAARPELLAEIPDADFPLVVKPADGSSGRGVRLVASPGLLAGMKEELAADGMLIAQPYVPNSGVDLKVYSVAGELYAAQRSSPLHPGQTAFERRVPLTAEVAAVVAAAGAVHGLDLYGVDILLGPDGPVIVDVNDFPSFRQVPDARARVARAILDLARTGGTVVQRQAACSGARAGEAG from the coding sequence ATGAAGCTCTGCTTTTTGGTGGAGGAGCAGTACCGCTACGACGGTATGCCGGTTGAGGTGATCGCCCAGCTCAGGGAGTGGGGGCACCATGTGGACGTGCTGCGGCCCGGCAGTTCGCTGATACGGGTGTCGGACGCCGTACGGGCGGGCAGTCACGACGCCTGGGTGCTCAAGACGGTGTCCGGCGGTCCCGGGCTGACCCTGCTGGAGGCCGCCGCTGCCGTCGGCCTGACGACGGTCAACGACGCGCGATCGGTCCGGGGCGTACGGGACAAGGCGCTGGCGGCTGCGATCGGGCGGAGCGGAGGTCTGCCGGTGCCGAAGACGTACGCGGCGGCCCGCCCGGAGTTACTGGCGGAGATACCGGACGCCGACTTCCCCCTCGTCGTGAAGCCTGCCGACGGGAGCTCCGGCAGAGGAGTGCGGCTGGTCGCGTCGCCGGGACTGCTGGCCGGGATGAAGGAGGAGCTGGCGGCGGATGGGATGCTGATCGCCCAGCCGTACGTGCCCAACTCCGGCGTGGATCTCAAGGTCTACAGCGTCGCGGGCGAACTGTACGCGGCCCAGCGGTCCTCGCCTCTGCATCCCGGACAGACCGCTTTCGAGCGGCGTGTGCCGCTGACCGCCGAAGTCGCCGCTGTCGTGGCCGCGGCCGGCGCCGTCCACGGGCTCGATCTGTACGGCGTGGACATACTGCTGGGGCCGGACGGGCCGGTGATCGTCGACGTGAACGACTTTCCGAGCTTCCGTCAGGTACCGGACGCGAGGGCGCGAGTGGCACGGGCGATACTCGATCTGGCCCGTACGGGCGGCACGGTGGTGCAGCGGCAGGCGGCGTGTTCCGGGGCCAGGGCCGGTGAGGCCGGATGA
- a CDS encoding serine/threonine-protein kinase, with translation MRPQDVLEQRYELGKLLGSGGFGQVWQAFDTRVKRQVAVKIGYPQSAEEVRRFALEAQLAGNLTHPHIAALYDYGEALHEGRALIYLVMELVSGETLAKVLSRGVPPLASCLSWAKDICEALGAAHDMGVVHRDIKPANVIIMDRGGGTAKVLDFGIAKYQADTGITADGQVIGSWLYMAPERWDSGAAVDGRADLYALGCVLMEMLTGQLPFAGRGPHELFAQHVAGTPPRPSSLRPGLPEAADRLVMDLLAKDPAQRPASAQRVADRLADIVRQSRYPAFDHTTPAHDDPSSPPGYTPTLQQTEDDDVHEPGDPVRVALERRLDRVLAHYATSDEAEFVRMLDLLIHDLGEALGADDPLSVEAGYQRAMYSWQSAHDQGGLENMLPRLIRALGPKHRRTIDVRAVLTGNTAARGHVDGRRYIPELREIIAQATRVLGARDPITLTARLDLVEALDREYDAHGRPLPRNGPRDDEQAARRRGLLEPLLPDLEQGLGDDDSRVVEVRLRLALDTYQVGDYRAALPLYEQLLPTSPAALAKSDVRLRIQHAHCVCEAGEPERALSLLETLLNTLRNRPGNEYQRQAATALALRTALKKQIRQNRRAGNRTWFRL, from the coding sequence ATGCGGCCGCAGGACGTGCTCGAACAGCGTTACGAACTCGGGAAGTTGCTGGGGAGTGGCGGGTTTGGACAGGTTTGGCAGGCTTTCGATACCAGGGTGAAACGACAGGTAGCGGTCAAGATCGGCTATCCGCAGTCGGCCGAAGAAGTGCGACGTTTCGCGCTTGAGGCCCAGCTCGCGGGCAACCTCACGCACCCGCACATCGCAGCCTTGTACGACTACGGTGAGGCCCTGCACGAGGGGCGAGCTCTCATCTATCTGGTGATGGAACTGGTCTCGGGTGAGACTCTTGCCAAAGTCCTCAGCCGCGGCGTTCCGCCGCTCGCGTCCTGTCTTTCCTGGGCGAAGGACATCTGTGAAGCGCTGGGCGCCGCACACGACATGGGCGTGGTGCATCGGGACATCAAGCCGGCCAACGTGATCATCATGGATCGCGGAGGAGGCACGGCGAAGGTCCTCGACTTCGGTATCGCCAAGTACCAGGCGGACACCGGCATCACCGCTGATGGACAGGTCATCGGCTCCTGGTTGTACATGGCGCCGGAACGATGGGACAGCGGCGCCGCGGTCGACGGACGGGCCGACCTGTACGCCCTGGGGTGTGTCCTGATGGAGATGCTGACGGGACAACTCCCCTTCGCCGGACGGGGGCCCCACGAACTGTTCGCCCAGCATGTCGCCGGCACACCGCCCCGCCCCAGTTCGTTGCGCCCGGGGCTGCCCGAGGCGGCGGACCGGTTGGTCATGGACCTGCTGGCCAAGGATCCCGCTCAGCGGCCGGCAAGCGCCCAGCGGGTGGCTGACCGTCTGGCGGACATCGTCCGGCAGAGCCGGTATCCGGCCTTCGACCACACGACACCCGCCCACGACGACCCGAGCTCGCCCCCGGGTTACACCCCGACGCTCCAGCAGACCGAGGACGATGACGTACACGAACCGGGCGACCCTGTGCGCGTGGCCCTGGAGCGACGGCTCGACCGGGTCCTGGCCCACTACGCCACCAGTGACGAGGCAGAGTTCGTACGGATGCTCGATCTACTGATCCACGACCTTGGTGAGGCACTCGGAGCGGATGATCCTCTGTCCGTCGAGGCGGGCTATCAGCGCGCGATGTACTCCTGGCAGTCGGCACACGACCAGGGCGGTCTGGAGAACATGCTGCCGCGGCTGATCCGGGCGCTGGGCCCCAAGCATCGCCGCACCATTGATGTCCGGGCCGTCCTGACCGGAAACACCGCGGCTCGCGGGCATGTCGACGGCAGGCGCTACATCCCCGAACTCAGAGAGATCATCGCGCAGGCCACCCGAGTACTGGGCGCCCGCGATCCCATCACTCTGACCGCCCGGCTCGACCTCGTCGAAGCCCTGGACCGCGAATACGACGCGCACGGTCGGCCCTTGCCGAGGAACGGACCGCGCGACGACGAGCAGGCGGCCCGCCGCCGTGGCCTGCTGGAGCCACTTCTGCCCGACCTCGAGCAAGGGCTGGGCGACGACGACTCTCGCGTCGTCGAGGTGAGGCTGCGGCTGGCCCTTGACACCTACCAGGTCGGCGACTACCGCGCGGCTCTTCCCTTGTACGAACAGCTGTTACCCACCAGTCCCGCAGCCCTGGCGAAAAGCGACGTACGCCTGCGGATCCAGCACGCACACTGTGTGTGCGAAGCCGGAGAGCCCGAGCGCGCGTTGTCCCTGCTGGAAACACTGCTCAACACGCTGAGAAACAGACCTGGCAACGAGTACCAGCGGCAGGCGGCGACAGCACTCGCCCTGCGCACAGCGCTCAAGAAGCAGATCCGGCAGAACCGACGGGCCGGCAACCGCACCTGGTTTCGCCTGTGA